A single window of Drosophila suzukii chromosome 3, CBGP_Dsuzu_IsoJpt1.0, whole genome shotgun sequence DNA harbors:
- the LOC108017148 gene encoding uncharacterized protein, whose product MKDCINILDGEFQILSVTPNMYDEVEELLVNISVNNELGCLITSLRECPLAIVELRKWIRYILSLGISFAIRHVESGKIVSGIANIIFNVKRMSSYYDIRAQIKSPNMIKYIKLWDAVDSSFDINEYFHMDTTMDVEYMATLPDFRRRGLAKILCQHSIDSARLMARGKFPPEVFARLPEEMQIERPRAVVTVATSPTAQKMGHSLGMKAVHKWHFSELRNLGNIITEPIDGESIQYAELQVIEV is encoded by the exons ATGAAGGATTGCATCAATATTTTGGATGGCGAGTTTCAGATTCTGTCCGTGACTCCAAACATGTATGATGAAGTCGAAGAG CTGCTGGTTAATATATCCGTAAACAATGAACTCGGATGCCTGATCACCAGTCTGAGGGAGTGCCCTTTGGCCATTGTCGAGCTGCGTAAATGGATAAGATACATCCTATCCTTAGGAATTTCCTTCGCCATACGCCACGTGGAAAGTGGGAAAATTGTATCGGGAATCgccaatataatattt AATGTGAAAAGAATGAGCTCATATTATGATATAAGAGCACAGATCAAAAGCCCAAACATGATTAAATATATCAAGTTGTGGGATGCTGTCGATTCTAGCTTCGATATCAATGAGTATTTTCACATGGACACTACTATGGATGTAGAATACATGGCCACTTTGCCGGATTTTAGGCGACGCGGCCTGGCTAAAATTTTGTGCCAGCATTCCATCGATTCCGCGAGGTTAATGGCACGGGGAAAGTTTCCTCCGGAGGTATTTGCCCGGTTGCCTGAGGAGATGCAGATTGAAAGACCAAGGGCCGTAGTCACCGTAGCCACTTCTCCAACTGCTCAAAAAATGGGCCACAGTCTGGGTATGAAAGCTGTCCATAAATGGCACTTTTCTGAGCTAAGAAATTTAGGTAATATAATTACGGAGCCCATTGACGGAGAGTCTATTCAATATGCAGAGCTGCAAGTAATCGAAGTTTAA
- the LOC108017137 gene encoding ELMO domain-containing protein 2, whose protein sequence is MFLLDRLLPFIFSYIRPFIKWFLHAFTRLSELQRICYGARAGASRTSQVERSLTLSKRPQIRRLVLDLDEAAPYVDNAELLEFAPRAARIVMQAKRIKNNVHPDFARLFGTCVTSIWGYRRLMHQVEELRAEKYDSDNLDHEQKLLRLWQLLMPETPLTGRVSKQWQDIGFQGDDPKTDFRGMGMLGLENLLYFATAYNDAAKHVLLHSMHPTLGYTYAIVGINLTSMAFNLVKTGAAKTHFYNLVVQHRQDFSTVEDFHKLYCYLFFEFDRFWMDSDPRNIMDFREIYQAFEITKLEALHNDSTIFKTNLVVESV, encoded by the exons ATGTTTCTTTTAGACAGACTACTGCCGTTTATTTTTAGCTATATAAGGCCGTTTATAAAGTGGTTCCTTCACGCCTTCACCAGGCTTTCAGAGCTCCAGAGGATTTGCTATGGTGCCAGAGCAGGCGCCAGCCGGACTAGCCAGGTGGAAAGGTCCCTAACTTTATCCAAAAGACCGCAGATTCGTCGGCTTGTACTTGACCTTGATGAGGCGGCGCCATATGTGGACAACGCGGAGCTGTTGGAGTTCG CTCCTCGCGCTGCTCGTATTGTGATGCAAGCGAAACGTATAAAGAACAATGTGCATCCGGACTTTGCGCGCTTATTCGGCACCTGTGTGACAAGTATTTGGGGTTACCGGCGTCTTATGCATCAGGTGGAGGAGCTGCGGGCGGAGAAATACGACTCGGATAACCTGGACCACGAGCAGAAGTTGCTGCGACTATGGCAACTCCTGATGCCGGAGACTCCTCTCACCGGACGCGTGAGCAAACAGTGGCAGGACATCGGCTTTCAGGGCGACGACCCCAAGACTGATTTTCGTGGAATGGGCATGCTCGGCCTGGAGAACTTGCTGTACTTCGCCACTGCCTATAACGACGCCGCCAAGCATGTGCTTCTGCACTCGATGCATCCCACCCTCGGCTACACCTACGCCATAGTTGGCATTAACCTTACCTCCATGGCCTTCAATCTAGTTAAAACAGGCGCCGCCAAAACTCACTTCTACAATCTGGTGGTGCAGCACAGGCAGGACTTTAGCACCGTTGAGGATTTCCACAAGCTGTACTGCTATCTCTTCTTTGAGTTTGACCGCTTTTGGATGGATAGCGACCCGCGCAACATCATGGACTTCCGTGAGATCTATCAGGCCTTCGAAATAACAAAACTGGAGGCCTTGCACAATGATAGCACAATTTTTAAGACCAATTTGGTTGTAGAATCCGTCTAA
- the LOC108017113 gene encoding uncharacterized protein, which produces MKRRATVKDATPKTLPYKVIQNEFSKPSTEEKIRILNDKMDMVLQNQKKMLLVLRQLATQETDSLGPQIVSVNSIRHLMSPTSGDWSPQEFPLTELEQIEKMEEEMNDPIKQSIYIRTMQEILKPGGTLRPGGLKKQFHLILAKDFLIDFNFDGIHNKIPLKKFGNFNNALFEVQKRDGYFRDDYVSEIRLAFRVYKNRRHKSISDARKKIREAMAGIEPQVKFEEFLYPESN; this is translated from the exons ATGAAGCGCAGAGCCACAGTCAAAGACGCAACCCCAAAAACCTTACCATATAAAGTGATACAAAATGAGTTTTCCAAGCCCAGTACTGAGGAAAAAATTAGGATCTTGAACGACAAAATGGACATGGTTCTccaaaatcaaaagaaaatgCTTCTTGTCTTACG cCAACTGGCTACTCAGGAAACCGATTCATTGGGACCCCAAATAGTTTCGGTGAATAGCATACGACACCTAATGAGTCCTACGTCAGGAGACTGGTCACCTCAAGAATTCCCATTGACGGAACTGGAACAAATAGAGAAAATGGAAGAGGAAATGAATGATCCGATAAAACAATCTATATAT ATCCGAACCATGCAGGAAATTCTGAAACCCGGAGGAACACTCCGTCCTGGTGGTCTGAAAAAACAATTCCATCTAATACTCGCAAAAGATTTTTtgattgatttcaattttgatGGCATACACAACAAGATTCCTTTAAAAAAGTTTGGAAATTTTAATAACGCTTTATTCG AAGTGCAGAAGCGTGATGGATACTTCAGAGACGACTACGTCTCTGAAATCAGACTGGCATTTCGTGTCTATAAAAATCGTAGACATAAAAGTATTTCCGATGCTCGGAAAAAAATCAGAGAAGCAATGGCCGGTATTGAGCCCCAAGTAAAATTTGAAGAGTTTCTGTATCCAGAATCAAATTAG
- the LOC108017109 gene encoding uncharacterized protein, whose product MRVDNGRLWGKLHDGKYEVRSVTQSDLDEALDVLDLSFFLNESVCVACEINLPENLQARQELRELCRITALDGVSLLVKEVETDRVVSVSFNKIQFTPPPGEEHFFLKFRNEAVKSPQARRLMDFMIEVDGRIDVCAMYNMDCFCELMFLATLPGHERLGLGRSLAQFTIALTKELAEGKNLDIDEKLRSKCPAAVTALWTSSFSQKVGKTTNFKVLNAVSYSEFTYNGKRFDERISPLHKFCEHVIYKF is encoded by the exons ATGCGTGTAGATAATGGAAGACTGTGGGGAAAATTACACGATG GCAAATATGAGGTGCGCAGTGTCACCCAATCCGATCTGGATGAGGCGCTAGAT gttCTTGACCTCTCATTCTTTCTCAATGAATCGGTGTGTGTTGCATGTGAAATTAATTTACCGGAAAATCTACAAGCTCGACAGGAGTTGCGAGAGTTGTGCAGAATAACCGCTCTTGATGGTGTTTCTTTGCTAGTCAAAGAGGTTGAGACTGATCGTGTGGTGTCCGTGTCCTTTAATAAAATTCAG TTCACACCACCACCTGGTGAGGAGCACTTCTTTTTAAAATTCCGCAATGAAGCGGTCAAAAGTCCTCAGGCCAGGCGTCTAATGGACTTCATGATCGAAGTGGACGGAAGAATCGATGTGTGTGCCATGTACAATATGGATTGTTTCTGCGAACTGATGTTTCTGGCCACTTTGCCGGGCCACGAGCGACTGGGATTGGGACGCTCTTTGGCCCAGTTCACGATAGCACTGACTAAGGAGCTGGCTGAGGGAAAGAATCTGGATATTGATGAAAAGCTGAGATCAAAATGCCCAGCTGCTGTCACCGCACTTTGGACCTCGAGTTTTTCTCAGAAAGTGGGAAAAACCACCAACTTTAAAGTTCTTAACGCGGTTTCCTATTCAGAATTTACGTACAACGGCAAGCGTTTTGACGAGCGCATTAGCCCTTTGCACAAATTCTGCGAGCACgttatatataaattttga